In one Thermanaerovibrio velox DSM 12556 genomic region, the following are encoded:
- a CDS encoding pyridoxal-phosphate-dependent aminotransferase family protein — MISHRGPEFSSLYSDLLHQLSRLFEVEEPPIPIPGSGTGALDALCGNLISPGDRVISISCGFFGERFREIASRCGASLEIIDVPWGESLEVHHLLEALERFPNARAILLTHNETSTGVLNPVEDLAGSVPKDGPLILLDAVSSAGAMPCLPERWGIDGVAASSQKGLMAPPGVGLVWLSKRAWSRAQEVRCPSYSMDLKLYKKNLTDAPETPYTPPVSLYAQLLKGVEIILSSGKEEWWKSRARISRALCAAVEAMGLDLLVKSPNRRSPGLTAIKMPPNLANGVRSSLKGMGLQVAGGQGGLKDSLIRIAHYTDMDWPEVCMIIGSLWRALNDLGVRADVGCALETANKIMSER, encoded by the coding sequence ATGATATCCCACAGGGGGCCTGAGTTCTCCAGCCTCTATTCTGACCTGCTTCACCAATTATCCCGTCTCTTTGAGGTTGAAGAGCCTCCAATCCCGATACCTGGATCAGGTACGGGAGCGTTGGACGCTCTTTGCGGGAACTTGATATCCCCGGGTGATAGGGTCATATCAATATCTTGCGGATTCTTCGGCGAAAGATTCCGTGAGATAGCGTCAAGGTGCGGGGCTTCCCTGGAGATCATAGACGTACCCTGGGGGGAATCGTTGGAGGTCCACCACCTGTTAGAAGCGTTGGAACGTTTCCCAAACGCGAGGGCAATACTTCTGACCCACAATGAGACGTCCACTGGGGTGCTTAACCCGGTAGAAGATCTGGCGGGATCTGTTCCTAAGGATGGGCCATTGATACTTTTGGATGCGGTAAGCTCCGCAGGGGCTATGCCTTGCCTTCCCGAAAGGTGGGGCATTGATGGTGTAGCCGCCTCTTCACAGAAGGGATTGATGGCCCCCCCGGGGGTCGGATTGGTATGGCTATCCAAGCGGGCTTGGAGTAGAGCCCAAGAGGTACGGTGCCCTTCCTACTCCATGGATTTGAAGTTATATAAGAAAAACTTAACCGATGCTCCGGAAACTCCATACACTCCCCCGGTATCCCTGTATGCCCAGCTACTAAAGGGGGTTGAGATCATCCTTAGTTCTGGCAAGGAAGAATGGTGGAAAAGTCGGGCCCGCATTTCTAGGGCCCTATGCGCTGCCGTGGAAGCAATGGGATTGGACCTCTTGGTTAAATCCCCAAACAGGAGATCCCCTGGCTTAACCGCTATAAAAATGCCCCCTAATCTAGCCAATGGAGTTCGCTCAAGTCTAAAGGGCATGGGGCTTCAAGTGGCGGGAGGGCAAGGGGGGCTTAAGGACAGCCTCATCAGAATTGCCCATTATACGGATATGGACTGGCCGGAGGTTTGCATGATCATAGGATCCCTATGGAGAGCCTTAAATGATCTTGGAGTAAGGGCCGATGTCGGCTGTGCCCTTGAAACGGCGAATAAGATTATGAGCGAGAGGTGA
- a CDS encoding cyclodeaminase/cyclohydrolase family protein, with translation MSLQDMTVKSFVEELASDSPAPGGGSVAALCGALGGALATMVARLTVGKEKYKESWDVMEKVISDGLALNKKFLELMEEDTESFNQFMAARKMPKDTDQEKAARAQAIAEASKRTAMVPLATLRSCEALAEIALEAARSGNPNAVTDAGTAALLARAAAKAAAYNVFINLPGIDDQDFVRTCEDSVRTCLDKVAKIGAEVEELLAQKLGI, from the coding sequence ATGAGTCTTCAAGATATGACGGTTAAATCGTTTGTTGAAGAATTAGCGTCCGATTCCCCTGCCCCTGGCGGAGGTAGCGTTGCGGCCCTCTGCGGAGCCCTCGGTGGAGCGTTGGCAACGATGGTGGCACGGCTTACCGTTGGCAAGGAAAAGTACAAAGAGTCCTGGGATGTGATGGAGAAGGTGATTTCCGACGGGTTGGCTCTTAACAAGAAGTTCTTGGAGCTAATGGAAGAGGACACGGAATCCTTCAATCAGTTTATGGCGGCTAGGAAAATGCCTAAGGATACGGATCAAGAAAAGGCCGCAAGGGCACAGGCGATCGCAGAGGCCTCTAAGAGAACCGCTATGGTTCCTCTGGCAACCCTGAGGAGCTGTGAAGCGCTGGCAGAGATAGCCCTCGAAGCTGCGAGGAGTGGGAATCCCAACGCGGTAACCGACGCTGGCACCGCCGCCCTTTTGGCACGGGCAGCGGCTAAGGCGGCGGCTTACAACGTTTTCATCAACCTGCCAGGCATAGACGACCAGGACTTCGTAAGGACCTGTGAGGATAGCGTAAGGACATGCCTTGATAAGGTAGCCAAGATTGGGGCGGAAGTGGAGGAGCTCTTAGCCCAAAAGCTGGGCATATAA
- a CDS encoding histidine phosphatase family protein: MNLVLIRHGQTDWNREGRFQGRIDVPLNEVGSQEALALASRLRDVNVDLIVSSPLSRALKTAEALAQLNMGMPDLEIWEDLAEINHGDWEGLLFEEVLAKWPDLLRLWRIRPSEVTMPNGENLDQVAQRANRAIGVTKDRLSTKDGTVCLVTHDAVIKVILCNVLQAPLDSFWRFIIPNASLTVIRFIEGIPKLALLGDSNHLNRGFVFSEQRGL, from the coding sequence ATGAATCTAGTCTTGATTAGGCATGGTCAGACCGATTGGAACAGAGAGGGTCGATTTCAAGGGAGGATTGACGTACCCCTTAACGAAGTTGGTTCTCAAGAGGCATTGGCTTTAGCATCTAGGTTGAGAGATGTCAATGTAGATCTGATAGTCTCAAGCCCCTTAAGCAGGGCATTGAAAACCGCTGAGGCCTTAGCCCAGTTGAATATGGGCATGCCGGATTTGGAGATTTGGGAGGACCTTGCAGAAATAAACCACGGCGATTGGGAGGGGTTGCTTTTCGAAGAAGTCCTCGCGAAGTGGCCCGACCTCCTGCGCCTTTGGAGGATTCGTCCGTCAGAGGTCACCATGCCAAACGGGGAGAACCTTGATCAAGTTGCCCAAAGGGCAAATAGGGCTATCGGGGTTACTAAAGACAGATTATCTACTAAGGATGGAACCGTGTGTCTAGTAACCCATGACGCGGTTATAAAGGTCATCCTTTGCAACGTCTTACAGGCCCCCTTGGACTCGTTTTGGCGGTTTATAATACCCAACGCAAGCCTTACGGTGATAAGGTTTATCGAAGGTATCCCCAAGCTGGCCCTCTTGGGAGATTCAAATCACCTTAACAGGGGATTTGTCTTTTCAGAGCAGAGGGGGTTGTGA
- the amrS gene encoding AmmeMemoRadiSam system radical SAM enzyme codes for MRRSKSSDLPYVDTKSLDDLQEASFWSPERDGCRCNLCFHRCFLTEGRWGYCGVRCFKGGALRSPFSGFFSGVAVDPVEKKPLYHWRPGSLILSLGSIGCNLKCPFCQNHQISQISDGRYDGKLLALSPPDIESLAIEAGVSAVAFTYNEPLVHMEYLIKACGYLKARGLATVLVTNGTVNLPPLYELKGLIDGANVDVKAFSKEGYDHVGGDISSVVKSVEALISMGVHVEITHLLVPGLSNHVEFEKMVRWITGLSRLIPLHISAYHPAYLMKTRPIPVTEIDRFVEIAREHLFNVYVGNIPERALNVTKCPNCGEDIIVRMGYNVVANYLDTLGNCGLCGSKVGIALP; via the coding sequence ATGAGGAGGTCAAAATCCAGCGATTTACCGTACGTAGATACAAAGAGCCTTGATGATCTACAGGAGGCCTCCTTTTGGTCACCAGAGCGAGATGGTTGCCGGTGCAACCTGTGTTTCCATCGTTGCTTTCTAACCGAGGGCAGGTGGGGTTATTGTGGCGTCCGGTGCTTTAAAGGGGGTGCCCTGCGTTCCCCCTTTTCCGGCTTTTTCTCCGGTGTTGCAGTGGATCCGGTGGAGAAGAAGCCCCTGTATCACTGGCGTCCTGGAAGCTTAATCCTATCCCTCGGGAGCATAGGGTGTAATCTGAAGTGTCCTTTCTGTCAGAATCACCAAATATCGCAAATAAGTGACGGTCGCTACGATGGCAAGTTATTAGCGCTATCCCCTCCAGATATTGAGAGTCTAGCCATCGAGGCTGGGGTATCCGCAGTGGCCTTTACTTACAACGAACCTCTTGTCCACATGGAGTATCTTATTAAAGCCTGTGGTTATTTGAAGGCAAGGGGTTTGGCCACAGTGTTGGTGACCAACGGCACCGTTAATTTGCCCCCCCTTTATGAGCTTAAGGGGTTGATTGACGGTGCAAACGTGGACGTCAAAGCGTTCTCCAAGGAAGGATATGATCATGTCGGCGGAGACATTAGCAGCGTGGTCAAATCCGTGGAGGCATTGATCTCCATGGGGGTTCATGTGGAGATAACCCATCTCTTGGTTCCAGGCCTTTCAAACCATGTTGAATTTGAGAAAATGGTTCGTTGGATTACCGGTCTCTCCAGATTGATCCCTCTACACATATCTGCATACCATCCTGCCTACTTGATGAAGACAAGGCCTATCCCAGTAACTGAAATAGACCGCTTTGTGGAGATTGCAAGGGAACACCTATTTAATGTATACGTAGGCAACATTCCTGAAAGGGCCCTGAACGTTACCAAATGTCCCAATTGTGGCGAAGACATAATTGTCAGGATGGGCTATAATGTGGTAGCTAATTATTTAGACACATTGGGAAATTGCGGCTTATGCGGATCTAAGGTGGGGATAGCGCTTCCCTGA
- the serA gene encoding phosphoglycerate dehydrogenase yields the protein MWKVLVTESIHEEGLKILRDAADVTLVERVGISKEEFLAELADADALLTRSGTAIDVHVLESAPKLKVVARAGVGVDNVDLMEASKRGIVVINAPTGNTLSAADHTMALMLSLVRRVPQAHASILAGKWDRKSFMGHQLHAKKLFIIGLGKIGSQVAIRGRAFGMEVYAYDPYVPEVKMDNLGVARVDSLEDGLAIADVVTIHVPLTDETRGMLDENRIRTVKRGAYLINCARGGLMDEVACYNALKDGRLSGVAIDVYGHEPVSSDHPILSEDVRDRVVLTPHIGANTFEAQSAVARIAAQNLLAALRGEPYEHAVNLPFMKHRLSDLKKKFLALSRNLGILGTHMADLTKGAVKSCSLVLRGPVFQEEDEPIKFDAPFRLKPYTVAFLKGLLEVRHGAEVNYMIAPLIARDKGIDIEEGTGESNTYRNVIEVVITTEKGSVRLMGTVTEEGRQRVVRINDYWLDLIPSGKILLFQNHDRPGVIGKVGTLLGRANVNIANFALGRKNESGLALAAMQIDQDLSEDLLKTLREDVDLIWATTVSLKEDL from the coding sequence GTGTGGAAGGTCTTGGTTACCGAATCGATCCATGAGGAAGGCCTTAAAATCCTGCGAGACGCCGCAGATGTGACCCTGGTTGAAAGGGTTGGTATATCCAAGGAGGAGTTTTTGGCAGAACTTGCAGACGCGGATGCCTTGCTAACTAGGAGCGGCACCGCCATAGATGTCCACGTGCTTGAATCGGCGCCCAAGCTTAAGGTGGTAGCAAGAGCAGGGGTTGGGGTGGATAACGTAGACCTTATGGAGGCAAGCAAGAGGGGTATTGTAGTGATAAACGCCCCTACGGGTAACACCCTGTCTGCAGCGGATCACACTATGGCCCTCATGTTAAGCCTCGTACGAAGGGTGCCACAGGCTCATGCCTCCATCTTGGCGGGCAAATGGGATAGAAAGAGCTTCATGGGGCACCAGCTTCATGCTAAAAAGCTCTTCATCATAGGTTTGGGGAAGATCGGTAGCCAAGTGGCTATCAGGGGAAGGGCTTTTGGCATGGAGGTTTACGCATATGATCCCTACGTGCCGGAGGTTAAGATGGATAACCTTGGGGTAGCACGGGTTGATAGCCTTGAAGATGGGCTTGCTATCGCAGATGTGGTGACAATTCATGTCCCTCTAACTGATGAGACCAGGGGAATGTTGGACGAAAATCGCATAAGAACCGTTAAGCGAGGGGCTTACCTGATAAACTGCGCAAGAGGCGGCTTGATGGATGAGGTCGCTTGCTACAACGCGCTAAAAGATGGAAGGTTATCAGGGGTGGCCATAGATGTATATGGGCATGAGCCGGTTAGCAGTGACCATCCTATTTTAAGCGAGGACGTTAGAGACAGGGTGGTATTGACCCCGCATATAGGGGCCAATACTTTCGAGGCCCAATCGGCAGTCGCCAGGATAGCTGCACAAAATCTGCTGGCGGCGTTAAGAGGTGAACCGTATGAGCATGCGGTCAACCTGCCATTTATGAAGCATCGGCTATCAGACTTGAAAAAAAAGTTCCTGGCCTTATCTAGAAACCTCGGCATACTGGGCACCCATATGGCGGATCTAACAAAAGGGGCCGTGAAATCCTGCAGCTTGGTGCTCAGAGGGCCTGTATTTCAAGAGGAAGATGAGCCGATAAAGTTCGATGCACCATTTAGATTGAAACCCTACACCGTGGCTTTCCTTAAGGGGCTTCTGGAGGTACGGCATGGAGCTGAGGTTAACTATATGATAGCCCCGCTTATTGCCCGGGATAAGGGCATAGATATCGAGGAGGGCACGGGAGAATCCAACACCTATAGGAACGTCATAGAAGTGGTCATAACCACAGAGAAGGGTTCCGTCCGGCTTATGGGAACAGTTACAGAGGAAGGCAGACAAAGGGTGGTTAGAATAAACGATTACTGGCTCGATCTGATACCTTCGGGCAAGATTTTGCTATTCCAGAACCACGATAGGCCTGGTGTAATAGGCAAGGTGGGGACTTTGCTTGGCAGGGCCAACGTCAACATAGCGAACTTCGCTTTAGGTAGAAAGAATGAGAGCGGCCTTGCCCTAGCAGCGATGCAGATAGATCAAGACCTTAGCGAAGACCTGCTCAAAACCCTCAGAGAGGATGTGGACCTCATCTGGGCCACCACGGTCTCGTTGAAGGAGGATCTGTGA
- the hutH gene encoding histidine ammonia-lyase, producing MANRVVELNGHGLTLEDVVGVARYGWQVALDPSAVAFVERGSKAVSKWVDQGRVVYGITTGFGDLANVSIPSDKSQLLQRNLLLSHACGTGDPFPEDLVRAIMLLRINTLTRGFSGISLPTLMQLVNYLNLGIHPVIPSQGSVGASGDLCPLSHLAITLLGEGEVFFKGRRMPTMEALNEVSLSPIELGPKEGLALNNGTTVMTAIAALCVVDAQALLKTADITAAVSLEALHGVPYAFDKRTHDLRPHLGQRIVASNMRRLIEGSEIVEKYKGNRVQDAYSLRCIPQVHGASRDAVEYVRQKVEIEINSVTDNPLIFPSDDEAISGGNFHGQPMAIAMDFFGIAVAEIANISERRIARLVDHKLSGLPPFLVKDSGVNSGFMIPQYTAASIVSENKVLAHPSSVDSIPTSANQEDHVSMGTYAARKGRNILENTRKVVAIELLTAAQGLDFSMPLNPGRGTKAAYSCIRRRIPFMEKDAYIHPMICEALSLVNEGAILEAVESVIGPLD from the coding sequence ATGGCTAATAGGGTAGTGGAGCTCAATGGTCATGGCTTGACTCTGGAGGATGTGGTTGGGGTTGCGAGGTACGGTTGGCAGGTTGCGCTTGACCCTTCCGCCGTGGCGTTTGTTGAAAGAGGTTCTAAAGCGGTAAGCAAGTGGGTCGATCAAGGAAGGGTGGTATATGGCATAACCACTGGGTTTGGTGATTTAGCCAACGTTTCTATACCATCAGACAAGAGCCAACTGCTGCAGCGCAATCTGTTACTGAGCCATGCCTGCGGTACGGGGGACCCCTTCCCGGAGGACCTGGTGAGGGCCATAATGCTACTTAGGATCAATACCCTAACCAGGGGGTTTTCTGGAATAAGCCTTCCAACCCTAATGCAGCTGGTTAATTACCTTAACCTTGGAATACACCCGGTGATACCCTCGCAGGGCTCGGTTGGAGCCAGCGGAGATCTATGCCCGCTATCTCACCTGGCAATTACCCTACTAGGGGAAGGGGAGGTCTTCTTCAAGGGCCGCAGGATGCCTACCATGGAGGCTCTTAACGAAGTGTCTCTTAGCCCCATAGAGCTTGGCCCTAAAGAGGGGTTGGCTTTGAACAACGGCACTACGGTGATGACTGCCATTGCGGCACTATGTGTTGTTGATGCCCAGGCCCTCTTAAAGACTGCGGACATCACCGCCGCGGTATCCTTGGAGGCCCTCCATGGGGTTCCCTATGCCTTTGATAAGCGTACCCACGATCTGCGTCCTCATTTGGGACAAAGGATCGTGGCGTCTAACATGAGGCGTCTCATTGAAGGAAGCGAGATCGTGGAGAAATACAAGGGTAACCGGGTGCAGGACGCCTATTCACTACGCTGTATTCCCCAGGTGCATGGAGCAAGCAGGGATGCTGTGGAGTACGTTAGGCAGAAGGTGGAGATCGAGATAAATTCCGTAACGGACAACCCCCTCATATTCCCATCCGATGACGAGGCCATAAGCGGCGGCAACTTCCATGGCCAGCCCATGGCTATAGCTATGGACTTCTTCGGGATAGCTGTGGCTGAGATAGCCAACATATCGGAGCGCAGGATAGCCCGCCTTGTAGATCATAAGCTGTCTGGGCTACCGCCCTTCTTAGTCAAGGATAGCGGCGTCAACAGCGGATTCATGATACCCCAATACACCGCCGCGTCGATCGTATCGGAGAACAAGGTCCTTGCTCACCCCTCATCGGTGGATTCCATACCCACCTCAGCAAACCAGGAGGATCATGTCTCCATGGGTACCTATGCGGCCAGGAAAGGACGCAATATATTGGAGAACACAAGAAAGGTGGTGGCTATAGAGCTCCTTACCGCAGCCCAGGGACTTGACTTCTCCATGCCCCTCAACCCGGGAAGAGGAACAAAGGCAGCCTACAGCTGCATCAGGAGGAGGATACCATTCATGGAGAAGGACGCCTACATACATCCCATGATATGTGAAGCCTTGTCATTGGTGAATGAAGGAGCTATCTTAGAGGCGGTTGAGTCCGTCATAGGCCCGCTGGACTAG
- the hutI gene encoding imidazolonepropionase, which yields MTVKLFRNARIYTPQAGTAPLRGVEQGRIREIELGAILCRDGIIEMVGPEEEVLAYASSLEVNQEINLHGKCVIPGLVDPHTHMCFASRREEEFSKRLHGVPYLEILRSGGGILSSVRAVRTSSDQDLYEVTKTNAINALKHGTTTVEIKSGYGLDTESELRMLSVINRVGKETHLDVVATFMGAHAVPEDFRNNPDKFVDLLCGEVIPAAAEQGIARFCDVFCEDGVFSVDQSRRILSCARSNGFELKIHADEVHDLGGASLAAELRTLSAEHLLAASDEGLNAMAEAGVIAVLLPATAYSLKKPYARARRMIELGVPVALATDCNPGSCFCESMQFVFGLAVMNMGMSVEEALVGCTLNAAHAIGMGHLVGSLEEGKLADFVVLDGKTPATMAYHVGANSVLEVYKRGEKVV from the coding sequence ATGACCGTAAAGCTCTTTCGTAACGCTAGGATATACACTCCCCAAGCTGGAACTGCTCCCCTGCGGGGGGTGGAACAGGGAAGGATTCGGGAGATAGAACTGGGGGCTATCCTCTGTAGAGATGGGATAATTGAAATGGTGGGACCGGAGGAGGAAGTGCTTGCCTATGCTTCCTCCCTTGAGGTCAATCAAGAGATAAACCTCCATGGCAAATGTGTGATACCAGGTTTAGTCGATCCCCACACTCACATGTGTTTCGCCTCGAGGAGGGAAGAAGAGTTTTCCAAGAGGTTGCATGGGGTCCCATATCTTGAGATATTGAGGTCCGGCGGAGGGATATTATCGTCCGTGAGGGCAGTTAGAACCTCGAGCGATCAAGATCTATACGAGGTAACCAAGACGAACGCCATCAATGCCCTTAAACACGGAACCACCACTGTGGAGATAAAAAGCGGCTATGGATTGGATACTGAATCGGAGCTTAGGATGCTCAGCGTCATAAACCGGGTTGGGAAAGAAACCCATTTAGACGTGGTTGCAACTTTTATGGGGGCTCATGCGGTGCCCGAGGACTTTAGGAACAACCCGGATAAGTTCGTGGACCTGTTATGCGGCGAGGTGATACCCGCCGCTGCAGAGCAGGGCATAGCTCGCTTCTGCGACGTGTTCTGTGAGGATGGTGTGTTCTCGGTTGATCAGTCCCGCAGGATATTGTCATGTGCGAGGAGCAACGGGTTCGAACTTAAGATCCATGCCGATGAGGTGCATGATTTAGGCGGAGCTTCTCTTGCAGCAGAACTCCGTACTTTATCCGCAGAGCATCTCTTGGCCGCTTCCGATGAGGGTTTGAATGCCATGGCAGAAGCAGGAGTCATAGCTGTACTCCTTCCTGCGACCGCTTACAGCCTCAAAAAACCATATGCAAGGGCCCGCAGGATGATCGAGCTTGGGGTGCCAGTGGCTCTAGCCACCGATTGTAACCCTGGGTCATGCTTCTGCGAGTCCATGCAGTTTGTCTTTGGCCTTGCGGTGATGAATATGGGCATGTCAGTGGAGGAGGCATTGGTTGGCTGTACGTTAAACGCTGCTCATGCGATAGGCATGGGACACCTGGTAGGATCCCTAGAGGAGGGGAAACTGGCGGATTTCGTGGTGTTGGATGGGAAGACCCCGGCTACCATGGCCTACCATGTTGGGGCTAACTCGGTGCTTGAAGTTTACAAGCGGGGAGAGAAAGTGGTATAG
- the mltG gene encoding endolytic transglycosylase MltG, which translates to MILFLGFLVGLSFVVPSENWYRMPPGGSAAITVEIPQGSSAKDVARILFNAGIVSNDTELLGWMKRLGFDRSIKPGSYRIEPGSPWEVAMRLKMAFPEGRQITIIPGYDRIDLLKFFDLRTWELALKDDEAFFPPVRPILPDEPWDRIAFLAPDTYFVGYGDETVRRLIRLASKAWWERVGTHHTGLTKDRALSTATLASIVEREAKLDRERPLMASVFVNRLNKGMPLQSCATVVYAWKLRGEKKTHLSFDDLKVTSPYNTYIQRGLPPGPIGIPGIQSWSAALAPASSKFLFFRLGEGGSHRFSETFDEHVRNRHEK; encoded by the coding sequence GTGATCCTGTTCCTTGGGTTTTTGGTGGGGCTATCTTTTGTTGTGCCATCTGAGAATTGGTATCGCATGCCCCCGGGGGGATCCGCTGCTATAACCGTGGAGATACCCCAGGGGAGTTCTGCAAAAGATGTGGCGAGGATCCTCTTTAATGCTGGCATAGTCTCCAACGATACGGAACTACTTGGTTGGATGAAGCGGCTTGGTTTTGACCGGAGCATAAAGCCCGGATCCTACAGGATTGAACCCGGCTCACCTTGGGAGGTAGCCATGCGGTTAAAGATGGCATTCCCTGAAGGAAGACAGATAACCATAATACCGGGTTACGATCGCATCGACCTTCTTAAGTTCTTCGACCTAAGGACCTGGGAATTAGCCCTTAAGGATGATGAAGCCTTCTTCCCCCCGGTTAGGCCTATTCTTCCAGATGAACCTTGGGACAGGATCGCTTTCCTGGCCCCTGATACTTATTTCGTAGGGTACGGGGATGAGACGGTCCGAAGGCTCATCAGGTTGGCTTCAAAGGCTTGGTGGGAGCGGGTTGGGACACATCACACGGGGCTAACAAAGGACCGTGCCCTATCTACGGCGACCCTGGCATCAATAGTGGAGAGGGAGGCCAAGCTTGATAGGGAAAGGCCCCTGATGGCATCGGTTTTTGTAAATAGGCTTAACAAGGGCATGCCCCTACAATCCTGTGCAACCGTGGTTTACGCTTGGAAGTTAAGGGGAGAGAAGAAAACGCACCTCTCTTTTGACGACCTTAAGGTAACATCACCCTATAATACATACATCCAGAGGGGATTGCCTCCTGGGCCTATAGGAATACCGGGGATCCAATCATGGAGCGCTGCGTTAGCCCCCGCCAGCTCAAAGTTTCTCTTCTTTAGGCTTGGGGAAGGTGGAAGTCACCGATTTTCGGAGACGTTCGACGAGCATGTGAGGAATCGCCATGAGAAATAG
- the ftcD gene encoding glutamate formimidoyltransferase, translated as MEKAFVECVPNYSEGRRKEVIEAIVEPFKNRQGVYLFDYRADEDHNRLVVSLVGDPDSLQEAIIESAKIAQSHIDMNNHKGAHPRIGAVDVIPFTPISGITMEECVELARGFGRRYHEATGIPVYYYEDAALKPDRKKLEVIRKGQYEALKDEAVSNPERQPDVGGPALHPTAGATVIGARKFLVAFNVNLGTTNLDVAKKIASYVRASSGGFCHVKGIGVALEDKGMVQVSMNLVDYEKNSLYRVLETIRMEAKRYGVPVVETEIYGMIPAGAILDSAAYYMQVADFDPQQVIELRLLKLMGEGLK; from the coding sequence TTGGAAAAAGCCTTTGTGGAATGTGTACCCAACTACAGCGAAGGTCGCAGGAAAGAAGTTATAGAGGCCATAGTGGAGCCTTTCAAGAACAGGCAAGGGGTTTATCTCTTCGATTATAGAGCTGATGAGGACCATAACCGCTTAGTCGTCAGCCTGGTAGGGGATCCCGATTCTCTTCAGGAAGCCATCATAGAGTCCGCTAAGATCGCTCAATCTCACATAGATATGAACAACCATAAAGGGGCACATCCGAGGATTGGTGCGGTGGATGTTATCCCGTTTACCCCGATCTCAGGCATAACCATGGAGGAATGTGTGGAGTTGGCCAGGGGGTTTGGCAGACGATACCATGAGGCTACCGGTATCCCCGTCTACTATTACGAGGATGCCGCATTGAAACCGGATCGCAAGAAACTGGAGGTCATAAGGAAGGGACAATATGAAGCGTTAAAGGACGAGGCAGTCAGTAATCCCGAGAGGCAACCTGATGTAGGGGGACCGGCACTTCACCCCACCGCTGGGGCCACCGTCATAGGGGCTAGGAAGTTCTTGGTTGCTTTTAATGTAAACTTGGGGACCACCAACTTGGATGTGGCCAAGAAGATAGCATCCTACGTGAGGGCATCCAGCGGAGGGTTCTGTCACGTGAAGGGCATAGGAGTGGCCTTGGAGGATAAGGGCATGGTACAGGTTAGCATGAACCTGGTGGATTACGAGAAGAACTCCCTTTACCGGGTGCTTGAGACCATAAGGATGGAGGCCAAGCGCTACGGCGTGCCAGTTGTGGAGACTGAGATATACGGCATGATACCCGCTGGAGCCATCTTGGATAGCGCAGCCTATTATATGCAAGTGGCCGATTTTGATCCCCAGCAGGTTATAGAGCTTAGGTTGCTCAAGCTGATGGGAGAGGGTTTGAAATGA
- a CDS encoding NUDIX domain-containing protein, with protein MKIRVGGIITGPEGLLLMRYRHGGGDVYCIPGGGVDDGEWLDCALIRELLEELDISVSVGPILALAQGGPMGNKVPTLHVLFSCTITGGIPHLNPEETSANEVCWIPLDELDGLVLYPDVKGIIKTSLRFSGTTDTPKPLSDLEIPYVKLPVRRWL; from the coding sequence TTGAAGATAAGGGTCGGAGGAATAATAACAGGCCCCGAGGGGCTGCTGTTAATGCGCTATCGTCACGGGGGAGGTGATGTCTATTGCATCCCCGGCGGCGGAGTAGATGATGGCGAGTGGCTGGACTGTGCACTCATTAGAGAGTTACTAGAGGAACTGGACATCTCCGTATCCGTTGGCCCCATTTTAGCGCTGGCCCAGGGAGGACCCATGGGTAACAAAGTGCCTACCCTCCACGTGCTCTTCTCCTGTACCATAACAGGCGGGATCCCACATCTTAATCCTGAAGAGACTTCTGCAAACGAGGTATGTTGGATACCCCTAGATGAACTTGATGGCCTAGTCCTATATCCAGACGTTAAGGGGATCATCAAGACATCGCTTAGGTTTAGCGGCACTACTGATACACCTAAACCACTAAGCGATCTTGAGATCCCCTACGTTAAGCTGCCTGTCCGAAGATGGCTTTGA